In one Thunnus maccoyii chromosome 12, fThuMac1.1, whole genome shotgun sequence genomic region, the following are encoded:
- the LOC121908208 gene encoding uncharacterized protein LOC121908208: MMFIFVILGLLSCNELAVSGAVTPVFVQLGDDVLLEVKKPVVLTEETDFFWKFNTTYSIVKLPYESKEIIFKKYSGRAELSDQNHSLLLKNLQQADSGRYVALVAGERDRIIAEYKVIVQNPVSPVKLSVDSVSNSADSCNLTVTCSTQDRNISSTFGCDTQTCYQKGGEQSEDTTSGSSLRVYLLSDSIFCNHSNQVSWTKDLKKIWLLCSSTAGSTAVTPVFVQKGCDVLLEVKKPVVLTEEEDFFWKFNTSYSIVKLSYESKKIIFKRYSQRAELSYQNHSLLLKNLQQADSGRYVALVTGVTRDRKLAEYKVIVQNPVSPVNLSVDSVSNSADSCNLTVTCSTQDPDISSTFRCDTQTCNQMEGEQSEDTTSGSSLHVYLLNDSIFCNHSNQVSWTKDMKEIQHFCRLAGSESLSAGIPVCLVRTVVFSVGLVIMVSAVISVHLMEKLKKQK; this comes from the exons ATGATGTTTATCTTTGTGATACTGGGACTTCTGTCTTGCAATGAATTAGCAG TGTCTGGTGCTGTGACTcctgtgtttgtgcagctgGGAGATGATGTACTTCTGGAAGTCAAGAAACCTGTTGTACTGACTGaggagacagattttttttggaaattcaaTACCACTTACTCTATAGTAAAATTACCATATGAAAGCAAAgaaattatctttaaaaagtACTCAGGAAGGGCTGAGTTGTCTGACCAAAATCACTCTTTGCTATTAAAGAATCTACAACAGGCCGACAGTGGACGTTATGTTGCACTAGTGGCTGGTGAAAGAGACCGAATCATAGCTGAATACAAGGTCATAGTCCAAA atccGGTGTCTCCAGTTAAGCTGTCAGTGGACTCTGTCTCTAACAGCGCAGACTCCTGTAACCTCACTGTGACCTGCAGTACACAGGACCGTAACATCAGCAGCACTTTTGGATGTGACACCCAAACCTGCTATCAGAAGGGAGGGGAGCAATCAGAGGACACAACCTCTGGTTCTTCTCTCCGTGTCTACCTGTTGAGTGACTCCATCttctgtaaccatagcaaccagGTCAGCTGGACCAAAGACTTGAAGAAGATTTGGCTTCTCTGCTCTTCAACTGCTG GGTCCACAGCCGTGACTCCTGTGTTTGTGCAGAAAGGATGTGATGTACTTCTGGAAGTCAAGAAACCTGTTGTACTGACTGAGgaggaagattttttttggaaattcaaTACCAGTTACTCTATAGTAAAATTATCAtatgaaagcaaaaaaataatctttaaaagaTACTCACAACGGGCTGAGTTGTCTTATCAAAATCACTCTTTGCTATTAAAGAATCTACAACAGGCTGACAGTGGACGTTATGTTGCACTAGTGACTGGTGTCACTAGAGACCGAAAATTAGCTGAATACAAGGTCATAGTCCAAA atccAGTGTCTCCAGTTAACCTGTCAGTGGACTCTGTCTCAAACAGCGCAGACTCCTGTAACCTCACTGTGACCTGCAGTACACAGGACCCTGACATCAGCAGCACCTTTAGATGTGACACCCAAACCTGCAATCAGATGGAAGGAGAGCAATCAGAGGACACAACCTCTGGTTCTTCTCTCCATGTCTACCTGTTGAATGACTCCATCttctgtaaccatagcaaccagGTCAGCTGGACCAAAGACATGAAGGAGATTCAGCATTTCTGCCGTCTTGCTG gtTCAGAGAGTCTTTCTGCTGGTATCCCTGTGTGTCTGGTGAGGACAGTCGTGTTTTCTGTCGGTCTGGTCATCATGGTGTCTGCCGTCATCAGTGTCCACCTGATGGAGAAGCTCAAGAAGCAAAAATGA